The genomic region TACTATACAGATCCTGCCATAAAACCCCTGTTTTCCGATAGGAGTTTGCCTGTTTTAAAGAAAAATTTATGATGGGGGTGAGGCGAGAGGTAAGTTTTTCTCTATTCCCTGCTCCCTGCTCCCTACTCCCTGATTAGTAAGCAAAGCTTAGTTTACGACAGCGCGATCGCTTCGGAGAAGCTTTTTTATATTACAAGATATTACAAGATGTGTAGAGATAGAGATGCGATAAACAGTCATGCCTGCAATTGAAACTGCTCGACTGCGACTGAGGTGTTTTACTGAGAGAGATTTAGAAGATTATGCTCGAATTTTTGCCGATCCAGAATATACCCGTTACTCTCCCAAGGGGAGCGTACCTCTGGAGCAAGTAAGGGAAGCAGCTCAAGCAGCCTATAACTACTTTACCTACCATTGGCAGCAACACGGGTTTGGCGTTTGGGCAATTTGCGATCGCGTCAACCATAAATTAATCGGACAGTGCGGACTCAATTGCTTGCCAGACAGCAATGAAGTAGAAGTTCTTTATCGCCTCGATCGGACATACTGGAATCAAGGACTAGCAACTGAAGCGACAAAAGCTAGTTTGAGATATGGGTTTGAGCAAGTGCAGTTAGGCAAGATTGTAGCGCTGACACTACCACACCATCTAGCTTCCCGGCGCGTGATGGAGAAAGCGGGATTGCACTACACAAAAGATGCCCATATTTACGGATTAGATGTAGTGTACTATACATTACACCGAGTAGAATATCAGCCAGATAATTCTATGTATGTTTTGTTAGTTTAAGTATCTTAGAGATTGCAAGAAGATTGTAAGTTACAGCTACAGGAGCAATGCTTAATCATTACTTACTAAGATAAATGAGTGAAACTGTAATAAAAATTAACGACAATGAAATTTTTTGTTAGAGTACAAAAATAAGCATTAG from Chroococcidiopsis sp. SAG 2025 harbors:
- a CDS encoding GNAT family N-acetyltransferase, coding for MPAIETARLRLRCFTERDLEDYARIFADPEYTRYSPKGSVPLEQVREAAQAAYNYFTYHWQQHGFGVWAICDRVNHKLIGQCGLNCLPDSNEVEVLYRLDRTYWNQGLATEATKASLRYGFEQVQLGKIVALTLPHHLASRRVMEKAGLHYTKDAHIYGLDVVYYTLHRVEYQPDNSMYVLLV